The window GGCGCAACACAGCAACTGTGGGAGCTGGCTTGCCAGCGATGGCGTCAGGATTGTGTACGCTGGGCCAATTGTTTGATCACTTCAACCACCGGCGCCACCCGCTCAGCCTGCCCATGCGGCCACACCGCATACAGGTTGTAATGCGCCGCAATCTGCGCCTCGTTCAACGCTACCAGCCGCCCATTGCGCAACGCATCGGCGGCCAGTAATCCCCGCACCAGTCCAGCGCCGACACCCGCCTCGGCAGCCGCAATCAAATTCGCCGCATTATCAAAAACCACCCGCGCCGGCGGCTCCACGGGCGGCATGCCCGCCGCATCCAGCCACGGAATCCACGACCGCCGCGTATACCCCAACAACGGCAATTGGAGGATCTGCGCCGGGCTCAACGGCACCTGCAACCCATGCCGTTCCAGCAAAGCAGGCGAAGCCACTGCCAACACCCGATCCCCGCAAATCTGCGTCATCTCGCAGTCGTCCCAATCGCCATAGCCATAACGCAACGCCAGATCGACCCGCTCGAATGTGCTGCGATCACTGCGCGGCATCGACAGCAGCGTCACCTCGTAATCCGGCAACCCATCGAGCAACTGCGGCAAACGCGGATTGAGCCAGCTCTGCGCCAGTTCGCTATCGACATCCAGCGTCAGGCGTTGCGCCACGCTGCGGTTTTTCACCGAGGACAAGGCCCGATCAATCTGCGCCAGGCCGTCGGACAACACGCTGGCAAAGAGCTGCCCGGCGTCAGTCAGATTGCTGCCGCCACCTTCACGCACGAACAGCGGCTGACCAATGAAGTCTTCCAGTGCGCGGATCTGCTGGCTGATCGCGCTGTGGGTCAGATCGAGCTTGCGGGCGGCACTGGAAAAACTGCCGCTGCGCGCAGCGTGAATGAACGCACTCATGGACTGCACCGACGGGTATCGCTTGTACATGTTGTTAGTCCTGCTTACACCGGTTGGCAGAAATCGTCGCTGGCCGCGTGTTGTCAAGGCTCCCACTATTCGGTCACCAGGCCCGCACAAAGACGGGCCGCTCTTTTGGAGCCTGACAATGATTGCATTCACGGTTAACGGCGAACGACGCGAGCTGGATGAGGCGTCCCCCTCCATGCCCTTGTTATGGGTCCTGCGTGATCAACTGAAACTTACCGGCACCAAATTCGGCTGCGGCATGGGCCTGTGCGGTGCCTGCACCGTGCACCTGAACGGTGTCGCGGTGCGTTCCTGCCAGGTGCCGCTGGCCGCCGTCGCGGGCCACAGCATTACCACCATCGAAGGCCTTTCGCCGACAGAAACTCATCCGCTGCAACTGGCCTGGGTCGCCGAAGATGTGCCGCAATGCGGCTACTGTCAATCCGGTCAGATCATGTCCGCGGCTGCGTTGCTCAACACTGGGGCGGCGGTGACTGACGACTCGATCCGCAACGCGATGTCCGGCAATATCTGCCGCTGCGGCACTTACGGGCGGATCAACAAGGCGATCAAACGCGCGGCGAATACGCCGAAGGAGGCGTGATGCGCCTGCTCGACGACACTTTGATCGAACCGTCACGCCGAGTGTTTCTCAAACAAGCGGCGACGGTGGCTTCGGGGCTGGCGATTGCCCTGTATTTACCGTCCGGCGCAGCCGCCACTGACCCGAAGGCTCCAGCGCCGGCCAGCGAATTCGAACCCAACGCCTGGGTGCGGATCTTCCCCGACGGCACGGTGAAACTGGTGGTGCACAAGCACGATTCCGGCACGGGCACGCAAACGGCGCTGGCCGCGTGTGTCGCTGAGGAGCTGGGCGTCAACCCGATGACCGTGCAGGTGATCACCCCGGAAGATCCGTTCTTCGACACCTACATTCACCCGATCTGGAAAGTCTTCTCCACCGGCGGCAGCACCAGCGTCTCGCTGGAATACGACCGTTTGCGCATGGCTGGGGCCACGGCGCGAGCGCTGTTGATCACGGCGGCGGCCAAGCAGTGGAAAGTCAGCACTGACAGTTGCACCACCGAAGAAGGCCGAGTCGTCCATCCATCGAGCAAACGCAGCCTCGGCTACGGCGAACTGGTCGGCGTGGCGGCGCATTTGCCGGCGCCTGAGCAGGTCACGCTGAAGGATCCGGCGCACTTCAAGTACATCGGCAAGCTGCGTCACAAGCGCGATGCAGCAGCCAAGGTCTGTGGGCGTTTCAAGTACAGCATTGACGTGCAATTGCCGGGGATGCTGGTGGCGGTGATTCAGCGTGCGCCGGTGGTTGGTGCGAAGGTGATCAGCGTGGATTCGGCGGCAGCGTTGCAGGTGCCGGGTGTGCGCAAGGTGATCGCGATACCGGGGCGGCCGGATGTGCTTGGCGGCAATCTGGACGGCGTCGCGGTGCTGGCGGACACGTTCTGGGCCGCGCAACAGGGGCGCAACGTGCTGGCGATTCAGTGGAGCGATTCAGCGCTGGCCGGGTTCGACAGCGAACAGTTGGCCAGCGCTCAAGCCAAAGCCATCGGTGATCCGAAAATACAAACCGTCAAAGCCATGACCCACGGCGATGTCTCCGGGCAATGGCCGAGGGCTGCAAAGCTGATCGAAGCCGATTACACCATGCCTTACAAGGTGCAAAACCCGCTGGAGCCGATCTGTATCACCGCGCAGGTCAAGGATCAGGCGATCACCTACTGGGGCGGCGTGCAGGTGCCGTCGTCAGCACTGGAAGCGGCGCAAACCGTGTGCGGCATCGACAAGGCCGGGGTCACCATCAACGAGTTGGTGTCCGGCGGCAGTTTCGGTGCGCGAGAGGCCAAGTACTGGTTGTTCGAAGTCGCGTATCTGGCGCAACAGACCGGTGTGCCGGTGAAACTGCTCAACAGCCGCGAAGACGAAATGCATGCGTTATTCAATCACCCGGCCACCCTGCATCGGGTCAAAGGCGCGCTGGATGCACAGGGCAAACTGACCGCGCTGCAATTGCATGCCGTGTCGCCGGCTTCGCCGGAGCAGTGGGAGCCGGGTTATTTCGAACGCCCGGATCGCATGGATTACAGCACCACCGAAGCGATCACCGCGTGGGACTTTGCCTATCGTCCGCCACACCTGGAACTGAACTGGGTCAAGCACGAAAGCAACGTGCCCAGTGGCTGGTATCGTTCGGTGAGCTTTATTCCCAACGTGTTTGCTGTGGAAAGTTTCATGGATGAACTGGCCCATGCGGCGGGCACCGATCCGTTGGCTTTTCGCCTGGCCAACATGCAGGAACGGCCACGGCATGTGGCGGTGCTCAAGCAGGCTGCCAAGCGTGCCGGATGGGGCCAGCCTTTGCCGCCGGGTACGGCGCTGGGCATCGCCACGAATCAGGGTTACACCAGTTTTATCGCGGTGGTGGCGCGGGTTGCGACCGTCGATGGCAAGGCGAAAGTCGAAAAGCTCACCTGCGTGGTCGATTGCGGGTTGGCGGTGTCGCCGGGCGGGGTCGAAGAGCAGATCTATGGCGGCCTGATGTGGGGCCTCGGCCACGCGTTGTTCGATCGGCTCGACATCAAGCAGGGGCGGGTGGTGCAGAGCAACTTTCACGACTACCGCGTCACGCGCATGTCCGATATGCCCGCCACCGACATCTTCGTATTGGATGGTGAGCCGAGCAAACCCGGCGGTGTCGGCGAACTGGGCAGCCCTTCGGTGGCGCCGGCCATTGCCAACGCGTTGTTTGCGCTGACCGGCGTGCGGCAGCGCTCGACCCCTCTGAGTCTGGGGTAAGCCGCCATGGACCTGCGCCTGTTGCGTTACTTCATGGCGCTGGCTGATGAGCTGCACTTCGGTCGTGCCGCCGAACGCCTGCACATTTGCCAGCCGCCGTTGAGTCAGCAGATCCGTTTGCTCGAAGAGGAACTTGGCACGCCGCTGTT of the Pseudomonas sp. Seg1 genome contains:
- a CDS encoding LysR substrate-binding domain-containing protein; translation: MYKRYPSVQSMSAFIHAARSGSFSSAARKLDLTHSAISQQIRALEDFIGQPLFVREGGGSNLTDAGQLFASVLSDGLAQIDRALSSVKNRSVAQRLTLDVDSELAQSWLNPRLPQLLDGLPDYEVTLLSMPRSDRSTFERVDLALRYGYGDWDDCEMTQICGDRVLAVASPALLERHGLQVPLSPAQILQLPLLGYTRRSWIPWLDAAGMPPVEPPARVVFDNAANLIAAAEAGVGAGLVRGLLAADALRNGRLVALNEAQIAAHYNLYAVWPHGQAERVAPVVEVIKQLAQRTQS
- a CDS encoding (2Fe-2S)-binding protein, translating into MIAFTVNGERRELDEASPSMPLLWVLRDQLKLTGTKFGCGMGLCGACTVHLNGVAVRSCQVPLAAVAGHSITTIEGLSPTETHPLQLAWVAEDVPQCGYCQSGQIMSAAALLNTGAAVTDDSIRNAMSGNICRCGTYGRINKAIKRAANTPKEA
- a CDS encoding molybdopterin cofactor-binding domain-containing protein, which encodes MRLLDDTLIEPSRRVFLKQAATVASGLAIALYLPSGAAATDPKAPAPASEFEPNAWVRIFPDGTVKLVVHKHDSGTGTQTALAACVAEELGVNPMTVQVITPEDPFFDTYIHPIWKVFSTGGSTSVSLEYDRLRMAGATARALLITAAAKQWKVSTDSCTTEEGRVVHPSSKRSLGYGELVGVAAHLPAPEQVTLKDPAHFKYIGKLRHKRDAAAKVCGRFKYSIDVQLPGMLVAVIQRAPVVGAKVISVDSAAALQVPGVRKVIAIPGRPDVLGGNLDGVAVLADTFWAAQQGRNVLAIQWSDSALAGFDSEQLASAQAKAIGDPKIQTVKAMTHGDVSGQWPRAAKLIEADYTMPYKVQNPLEPICITAQVKDQAITYWGGVQVPSSALEAAQTVCGIDKAGVTINELVSGGSFGAREAKYWLFEVAYLAQQTGVPVKLLNSREDEMHALFNHPATLHRVKGALDAQGKLTALQLHAVSPASPEQWEPGYFERPDRMDYSTTEAITAWDFAYRPPHLELNWVKHESNVPSGWYRSVSFIPNVFAVESFMDELAHAAGTDPLAFRLANMQERPRHVAVLKQAAKRAGWGQPLPPGTALGIATNQGYTSFIAVVARVATVDGKAKVEKLTCVVDCGLAVSPGGVEEQIYGGLMWGLGHALFDRLDIKQGRVVQSNFHDYRVTRMSDMPATDIFVLDGEPSKPGGVGELGSPSVAPAIANALFALTGVRQRSTPLSLG